One window of Mediterraneibacter gnavus ATCC 29149 genomic DNA carries:
- a CDS encoding MFS transporter, which yields MASTNETKVTGIPVPAEGTPEFEKMNRMARRAIPLVLIIFIFGILEQQAFGMIFVNIGQQLGTPELASLITSLPGIALGIVCVIYGSLGDFVSLKKMTLLGVIVFVIGSVIGFVCGGMSIWFVVIARMLQSIGGQVAGSVFLVLVSKYVSQRERVVYYGIFVAVFRFSAALGVVAAGYITKLDWRWMFAIPIISVLFIPALVKNLPDEHAKGAQIDGWGFTLIGAFAGAVTMFFTDMNLLWSVASIVTLVAFIVYINKAKDPFITPAFFKNPAFVATMVVIFVGYFFSYTLNAGVNAIGLDVFGLDSAQVSNLLVWSILLAAVLGFVCGPVVKKIGRSAAIIMALLTMGLGLIAVAFAIPHGSIAALAVAPCLYYYGTSFFYSPIVDTATLTVTPEESGRVLGANDLIQAITGSVGVAIFGQMMSAGVMSGGSIAGTEAGAASTYANVFLIGGVIVLSALVIFILTKKMIYSRSRKDGE from the coding sequence ATGGCTAGTACAAATGAGACAAAAGTAACTGGAATTCCAGTTCCGGCAGAGGGAACTCCGGAATTTGAAAAAATGAATCGCATGGCAAGAAGGGCGATTCCATTAGTTCTGATTATATTTATTTTTGGTATTCTGGAACAGCAGGCGTTTGGAATGATTTTCGTAAATATCGGTCAGCAGTTGGGAACTCCGGAATTGGCATCACTAATCACATCACTCCCGGGGATTGCATTGGGGATTGTGTGTGTTATTTATGGGTCACTTGGAGACTTTGTTTCTCTAAAAAAGATGACATTGCTTGGAGTTATTGTATTTGTGATTGGTTCAGTGATCGGATTCGTGTGTGGTGGAATGAGCATTTGGTTTGTTGTAATTGCACGTATGCTTCAGTCAATTGGTGGTCAGGTAGCGGGTTCTGTATTTTTAGTACTTGTATCTAAGTATGTATCTCAGAGAGAACGTGTTGTTTATTATGGTATTTTCGTAGCGGTTTTCAGATTTTCAGCAGCTCTTGGTGTTGTGGCAGCTGGGTATATCACAAAACTGGACTGGCGGTGGATGTTTGCAATTCCAATCATCTCCGTTTTATTCATTCCGGCATTGGTTAAGAACTTACCGGATGAACATGCGAAAGGCGCTCAGATTGATGGATGGGGATTTACCCTGATAGGTGCTTTTGCAGGTGCGGTTACAATGTTCTTTACGGATATGAATTTACTGTGGTCAGTAGCATCTATTGTAACTTTGGTAGCATTTATTGTTTATATTAATAAAGCAAAAGATCCATTTATTACACCTGCATTTTTCAAAAATCCTGCATTTGTAGCAACAATGGTTGTAATCTTTGTTGGATATTTCTTTAGTTATACACTGAATGCAGGAGTAAATGCAATTGGGTTGGATGTATTTGGACTTGATTCAGCACAGGTTTCCAATTTGCTGGTATGGTCAATCTTATTGGCAGCTGTTTTGGGATTTGTATGTGGACCGGTTGTAAAGAAAATTGGACGTTCAGCAGCGATTATTATGGCATTGCTGACGATGGGATTAGGATTGATTGCAGTGGCATTTGCAATTCCGCACGGAAGCATCGCAGCACTTGCAGTTGCACCTTGTTTATATTACTATGGAACATCCTTCTTCTATTCACCGATCGTTGATACTGCAACATTAACTGTGACTCCAGAAGAATCAGGACGTGTTTTGGGAGCAAATGATTTGATCCAGGCAATTACTGGGTCTGTAGGAGTTGCAATTTTTGGTCAGATGATGTCAGCAGGAGTGATGTCTGGCGGAAGTATTGCAGGAACAGAGGCAGGTGCAGCATCTACATATGCAAATGTATTTCTTATTGGTGGTGTGATTGTACTTTCAGCGCTGGTAATCTTTATTCTGACAAAGAAAATGATATATAGTCGTTCAAGAAAAGATGGTGAATAA
- the rihC gene encoding ribonucleoside hydrolase RihC, translated as MKKRNLIIDTDPGIDDAAAITILLSEPSLDVKLIASVSGNVGIEHTTNNALKLLTFLNKKIPVAKGAAAPLMRENRFATNAHGKSGMGGFEFPEFGTELLLKENAVMNEYYTLLNSDEKVTILTLGPLTNIALLIATFPEIKEKIDEIIMMGGSTERGNIGIYGEFNVMIDPEAAKMVFGSGIPITMVGLDIGRKARLTVEDLETLEKSGEAGNMVSSLFRSYDGGHIEEGIKMYDPSAAMYLMEPELFEVKDAFIDVEISSPLTIGATVVDYDGTLCAQKNAKVCVDVDVERFRRRYVQRVAEVKC; from the coding sequence GTGAAGAAAAGAAATTTGATTATTGACACAGATCCAGGAATTGATGATGCGGCAGCAATCACAATTCTATTATCGGAACCATCGTTGGATGTCAAATTGATTGCAAGTGTGTCAGGAAATGTTGGAATCGAGCATACAACCAATAATGCATTGAAACTTTTGACATTTTTAAACAAGAAAATTCCAGTTGCAAAGGGAGCGGCAGCCCCATTAATGAGAGAGAATCGTTTTGCAACAAATGCACATGGAAAATCGGGAATGGGAGGATTTGAGTTTCCGGAATTTGGAACAGAGCTTCTTTTAAAAGAAAATGCTGTAATGAATGAATATTATACGTTGCTGAATTCCGATGAAAAAGTAACAATATTGACATTGGGACCATTGACAAATATTGCGCTTTTGATTGCTACTTTTCCGGAAATTAAAGAAAAAATCGATGAAATTATTATGATGGGAGGCTCAACAGAAAGAGGAAATATAGGTATTTATGGTGAGTTTAATGTCATGATTGATCCAGAAGCAGCAAAAATGGTTTTTGGATCAGGTATACCGATTACGATGGTAGGGCTTGACATAGGCAGAAAAGCACGATTGACTGTTGAAGATCTTGAAACCCTTGAAAAGAGTGGAGAAGCTGGAAATATGGTAAGTTCGCTGTTTCGCTCCTATGATGGAGGACATATTGAGGAAGGAATTAAGATGTATGATCCATCAGCGGCAATGTACCTTATGGAGCCAGAGTTATTTGAAGTAAAAGATGCTTTTATTGATGTTGAAATTTCAAGCCCTCTTACGATTGGCGCAACAGTGGTTGATTATGATGGTACATTGTGTGCTCAAAAGAATGCAAAGGTTTGTGTAGATGTAGATGTCGAGCGCTTCCGCAGACGTTATGTACAGAGGGTGGCAGAGGTTAAATGTTAG
- a CDS encoding ribokinase produces MKVLNFGSLNIDYVYSVEDFVKKGETISSNKLNVFSGGKGLNQSISLSKAGVNVCHAGMIGHDGTFLEKTLKQSGVDIKYLKKSESVRTGNAIIQNNRQGDNCIILYGGANQEITKGFVDTVLREFASEDWLVLQNEINEIPYIVEQAHKKGMKIILNPSPMNKRIFEINLNYIDCFILNEIEAQELTKTSSDQEILKQELVKRFPNAEIVLTLGEQGAMYLKGDRCIFQRAYRVEAVDTTAAGDTFTGYYLAGRIQQMPVEKALDMAAKASAIAVSRKGAAPSIPSRDEVTQYQQL; encoded by the coding sequence ATGAAAGTTCTTAATTTTGGTTCATTAAATATTGATTATGTTTATAGTGTTGAAGATTTTGTAAAAAAAGGAGAAACCATTTCATCCAATAAACTGAATGTTTTTAGTGGAGGAAAAGGGCTGAATCAGTCAATATCTCTTTCTAAAGCAGGAGTGAATGTTTGTCATGCAGGAATGATTGGACATGATGGAACGTTTTTGGAAAAAACATTAAAGCAATCGGGAGTTGATATAAAATATCTGAAAAAATCGGAATCTGTGCGAACAGGAAATGCAATCATACAGAATAACAGGCAGGGTGATAATTGTATTATATTGTACGGCGGTGCAAATCAAGAGATAACAAAGGGATTTGTGGATACAGTGTTACGGGAGTTTGCATCAGAAGATTGGCTAGTATTACAAAATGAAATAAATGAAATTCCTTATATTGTTGAGCAGGCCCATAAAAAAGGGATGAAAATAATCTTAAATCCATCACCGATGAATAAGCGTATTTTTGAGATTAATCTAAATTACATAGATTGCTTTATTTTAAATGAAATAGAAGCACAAGAGCTTACAAAGACAAGTTCAGATCAGGAGATATTAAAGCAGGAACTGGTGAAGAGATTTCCGAATGCAGAAATAGTGCTGACACTTGGAGAACAAGGGGCTATGTATCTGAAAGGTGACAGATGCATATTCCAGAGAGCTTATCGAGTAGAAGCAGTTGATACAACGGCGGCCGGAGATACATTTACAGGATATTATCTGGCGGGAAGAATTCAGCAGATGCCAGTGGAAAAAGCGCTGGATATGGCTGCAAAAGCATCTGCAATTGCGGTTTCAAGAAAAGGAGCAGCACCGTCAATTCCAAGTAGAGATGAGGTGACGCAATACCAACAATTGTAA